CTTCTTGCGCCCTTGGCGTACTTCCTCCAACACCCGCCTCGCTCGGGGTCCAAAGATTTTGTAGACGCTCTCAATGCGGACAAAGCTCATGCTTCCTCCCGGTAGCGGCGCATCACCCGCCGGCCCACCGCCTGGGTAAGGCGGTCCATCACAATGGCCATGGCCACGATGGCGACACCCGCTTCCGCACCCCTCCCCACATCGAGCCGTTGGATGCCCAGGAGCACCTCTTCCCCAAGCCCCCTCGCCCCGATCATGGAAGCGATGACCACCATAGCCAGGGCCATCATGGTGGTTTGGTTCACCCCCGCCATCAGGTTGGGAAGCGCCAAGGGAAGCTCCACCTTGAAGAGGCGTTGCCAGGAAGTAGTCCCAAAAGCCTCCGCCGCCTCCACCACCTCCCGGCTTACCAATCTCAAGCCCAGGTCCGTGAGGCGGATCATGGGCGGCGCAGCGTAAATCACGGTGGCAATCAGGGCGGGGACCTTGCCAAGCCCAAAAAGCAAGAGCGCAGGGATCAAGTAGACGAAGCTGGGCATGGTTTGCATGGCGTCCAGTAGGGGAAGCATGAAGGAACGGAAGCCGTCGCTCCGCCCCATGAGAATCCCCAAGGGAAGCCCTAGAACCACGGAGATCACCACCGAGGCCAACACCAAGGCCAACGTCTGCATCCCTTTATCCCAAAGCCCTAAGGCAGCTATAAGCCACACGGAAAAGGCCATGCCCACGGCGAAGAAAAAGCGTCGGGTAACAAACCAACCCAAAAGCGCGGCAAACCCCGCCAACCAGGGCCAGGAAAGACCGCGGAAAAACCCTTCAAAGGCCAGGATGAAGTGCAAAAGGGCGTTGGAGATCTGCTCAAACGTGTCGCCGTAGGCCCTGACCAGCCAGTTGATGAAAGCGTTAACCCATTCTCCCAGAGCGAGTTCCATGGCTTCCTAGCTCCTTCTCTTCACAGGAGAAAAGCAGGGCCCAAAGGCCCTACCTTATGCCAAAATGACCCTCAGAGGGCCCGCTTCACGCGCTCCGCTACCTCGGCAGGAACCCACTTCGTCCAAAGGTCCTGGTAGTTGCGGAGGAAGTAAATGGCCGCTTCCTCCTCGCTGGCTTTCTGGTCCTCCATATAGGCAAGAAGCTTGCTCACCAATTCGTTAGAGGTGCGGTATTTCTCCAGGAACTCCACCACGGTAGGCGCCTCTTTCACAAGGCGAGCGTTCACGGCGATGTAAACTGTCTCCAACGGGAAGGCGCAAGCCCGGGTAGGATTTTCCCTTTCCAAGAGCTCGTTCCAGACCTCAGGGTTGTAGGGGGACTCTTCCAGCATGGTTAGGTCATACTTACCCAAAACCCAGGTGGGACCCCAGTAGTAGAAGACGATGGGCCGGCCCCGCTCGTAAGCGGAAGCGATAGCAGCCACCAAAGCATCTGAGGTCCCAGGACGAAAATTGGTGAAATGACGGTCCAGTCCGTAGGCTTTGAGCTTTTTGGTGTTAATCTTTTCAGCAAACCAACCCAAAACCCCGTTGTAGAAACGACCCTTGCTAGGCTCCTCGGGGTCGCGGAAAAGCCCTTTATATTTGGGCAGGTCAAAGACCGACTTCAGGTCCGGAGCCGCAGGCTTGATGCCCCGCTTCTCGTCCCCCTTGATGACGTAGGTGGGCACAAACCAGCCCTGGACAGCGTCGGGAAAGTTGACCCCTAAGCGCTGTATTTTCCCCTCCCTTTCCAGTTGGTCCACCACGTCCCGCGTAAGGTTGTACCAGATCTCCATAGAAACGTCCACATCTCCCCGACCTAGCCCCGTGATCAGGGGAATAGACGTGCCTGGAAGGGCGTCGGTTTTGCAACCAAAGCCCTTTTCAAGGATGAACTGCGCAATCCGATTGTGGACTCGAGCGCTCTCCCAGTCGTAATCAGCGAAAACAATCGTCCGGCTGGTTTCGCACTTTTGGGCCCAGGCCAAACCCACAAGGGCGAGGGCGACCACCAAAACCTCTTTGAACCTCACGCCTTCACCTCCTGCAGGAAGCCTACCCACGGCTTTTTAGATGGCCGTTAAAGGCCCTTGTCTTGCCTCTGGGATTTCCTTAAAGCCACGCTTGTTCACAAAGCCTGGTTTGCTCCCTTCTGAAGCCACGTTATTCCCCATTGCCGTTAACTAAACGGCCTTTAGCAAATTCTCATGTTGTTCTGCGTATCCCTGCGCCCTCTATGCTGGAAAGCATGAGGCTCATCATTGTGGCCAACCGCGCCCCTTTTCGCTCCACCCCGGAGGGCTTGATCCCGGCGGTGGGTGGACTCGCCACGGCCCTACTTCCCGTACTGGAAGCGCGAACAGGGGTTTGGGTGGCCGCTGGGGAGTGGAAGGAAAAGGGGAAAAGCGCTCCCCCCAGGAAAAGCCAGGTGCGGCTAGAGCAAGTCTTTCTGCCAGAAAAGGAATGGCAAGGCTATTACGGAGGGTTCTCTAACCGGGTTCTCTGGCCCCTCTTCCACTACTTTTTGGAGCGGGTAGAGCTAAGGCGGGACTTTTACCTGGACTACCAGCGAGCCAACCGCCGTTTCGCCGAAAAGGTGCTGTCCCTCTACCAGGAAGGGGACACCATCTTCGTCCAGGACTATCACCTCCTCCTTCTTCCTCGCCTTCTTCGGGAAAGGATCCCCGGGCGCATTGGCTTCTTTTTCCACATCCCCTGGCCCTCCAGCGGGGTCTTCCGCATCCTCCCTTGGGGAAGGTCTTTGGTGGACGGGGTCCTGGGTGCTGACCTCATCGGCTTCCACACCCCAGAGTACGTGGAGAACTTTCTCAGGACCGCCGCCCACTACGGCTACCTCGTGGAGGGAAATACCGTTCGGGTAGGGGAAAGATGGGTACGGGTGGAGGCCCATCCTTTGGGAATCGATACCGGGCGTTTTTTGGAATTCGCGCAAGACCCTTGGATTGGCCTCCACGCCCGGGCCTTAAAACGGCTTGCAGGAGTAGATCGTCTGATCCTGGGGGTGGACCGCTTAGACTACACCAAAGGAATCTTGGAGCGCCTTCTCGCCTACGAACGCCTGCTCCAGTCTTACCCGCAATGGCGAGGCCGGGTAGCCTTTTTCCAGATCGCCACACCCAGCCGTACTAGCGTCCACGCCTACCAGGAACTCAAGCGCCGAGTGGACGAGGTGGTGGGTCGGATCATGGGGAGCTTTTTGCGGGAGGACTGGGTACCCTTACGCTACTTTTACCAAAGCTACACCCAAGACGAGCTAGCCGCCTTCTACCGGGCGGCGGACGTAGCCCTCATTACCCCTTTAAGGGACGGAATGAACCTGGTGGCGATGGAATACGCCTACACCACGGGTGAAGGAGTCCTGGTGCTTTCCAACCTCGCGGGGGCAGCGGAATATCTGAAGGAAGCCCTTTTGGTAAACCCTTACGACCTGGACGGGATGGCAGCCGCCTTAGATCGAGCCTTACGCATGCCCGAAGGGGAAAAGCAAGAAAGGCTCGCCGCTTTGAAAAAACGGATCCAAGCCCTGGACGTTCAAGGTTGGGCAGAGCGGTTCCTCCAATCTTTGGAAAAAGCATGAAGGCAGAGAAACCGGTTTTCTTCTTGGACTACGACGGCACGCTTGCCCCATTAGCGAAAAAACCCGAGGAGGCTGTTCCCCACCCCGAGGCCCCTCAGGTCCTAAAAATGCTTTGGGCACGCTACCCGGTCTATGTGGTTACGGGGAGGCGAGTAAAGGACCTGGAAGTCTTGCTGCCCCTTCCTGGCCTGCCCGTGGTAGGTGGGCATGGATTAGAAGAGGGTGTTTTGTTCGGGGAGGTGCGGCCTCTTTACCCAGTAAACCTAAATCCCGTGCGGAAAAGGCTTCCCCCCTGCCCCGGAGTGCGGGTGGAGGACAAGGGGTTTGCCCTTGCCCTTCACTACCGTGGAGCGGAAAACGAGGAGGAAGCCGAGGCCTGCCTGAAAGCCTGGCTAGAGGGGATAAAAGACCTTTTTGCCACCCTAAACCTGGAAGCCCTGCCCGGCAAAAAGGTCCTGGAGATTAAGCTTAAGGGGGTAGACAAGGGCCAGGCGGTTCTAAGGCTCCTAAAGCGGCATCCTCACCATACCCCCATCTATATCGGGGACGATATCACCGACGAGGCGGCCTTTGCGGCTCTCGAGGGCCTGGGCCTCACCTTTAAGGTGGGGGAGGGCCCCACCCGGGCAAAAGGAAGGCTTAAGGACGTGGAGGAGGTGTTGACCTACTTGAAAACTTACCTCTAACCGCCTAGCCTTGAGGCCGTGGACCCCCTTTGGTACAAGGATGCGGTAATCTACCAGCTCCATGTCCGTTCCTTCTTCGACGCCAACGACGACGGCTATGGGGATTTTGAGGGCTTGAGACAAAAACTCCCCTACTTAGAGTCCTTGGGGGTGGATACCCTCTGGCTTATGCCCTTCTTCCAGTCCCCCCTAAGAGACGACGGGTACGACATCTCCGACTACTACCAAATCCTGCCGGTTCACGGGACCTTGGAGGACTTCAAGCGCTTCTTGGACGAAGCCCATCAGCGGGGAATGCGCGTCATCATAGAACTCGTCCTCAATCACACCTCCATAGATCACCCCTGGTTCCAGGAGGCACGGAAACCAGGAAGCCCCATGCGGGACTTCTACGTCTGGAGCGACACGCCAGAAAAGTACAAAGGGGTACGGGTCATCTTCCAAGACTTCGAGACCTCTAATTGGACTTATGACCCCGTGGCCGGAGCCTACTACTGGCACCGCTTCTACCACCACCAGCCCGACCTCAACTGGGACAACCCCGAGGTGGAAAAGGCCATGCACCAGGTGATGTTCTTCTGGGCCGACCTGGGGGTGGACGGGTTCCGCCTGGACGCCATTCCCTACCTCTACGAGCGGGAAGGCACCCCATGCGAAAATCTTCCCGAAACCATCGAAGCGGTGAAGCGCTTGCGGAAAGCCTTGGAGGAGCGCTACGGCCCGGGAAAGGTCCTCCTGGCCGAGGCCAACATGTGGCCGGAGGAGACCCTACCCTACTTCGGGGAAGGAGACGGGGTCCATATGGCCTACAACTTCCCCCTGATGCCCAGGATCTTCATGGCCCTAAGGCGGGAAGACCGGAGCCCCATAGAGACGATGCTCAAAGAAACGGAGGCCATCCCCGAAACCGCCCAGTGGGCCCTTTTCCTAAGGAACCACGACGAGCTAACCCTGGAAAAGGTCACCGAGGAGGAGCGGGAGTTCTTGTGGGAGATTTATGCCCCTGATCCCCGCTTCCGCATAAACCTGGGGATCAGACGGCGGCTCATGCCTCTCCTAGGGGGTGACCGCAGGCGGTATGAGCTCCTCCACGCCCTCCTTTTTACCCTGAAGGGCACCCCCATCATCTATTACGGGGACGAAATCGGCATGGGGGATAACCCCTTCCTGGGGGACCGGAATGGGGTTAGGACCCCCATGCAGTGGTCTGCCGACCGGAATGCCGGCTTCTCCCGCGCTCCCTACCACAGGCTCTTCCTTCCCCCGGTGAGCGAGGGGGCCTACAGCTACCACTTCGTCAACGTGGAAGCCCAAGAACAAAGCCCCCACTCCAACCTGAACTTCATCCGCCGG
The Thermus sp. LT1-2-5 genome window above contains:
- a CDS encoding proline/glycine betaine ABC transporter permease, with protein sequence MELALGEWVNAFINWLVRAYGDTFEQISNALLHFILAFEGFFRGLSWPWLAGFAALLGWFVTRRFFFAVGMAFSVWLIAALGLWDKGMQTLALVLASVVISVVLGLPLGILMGRSDGFRSFMLPLLDAMQTMPSFVYLIPALLLFGLGKVPALIATVIYAAPPMIRLTDLGLRLVSREVVEAAEAFGTTSWQRLFKVELPLALPNLMAGVNQTTMMALAMVVIASMIGARGLGEEVLLGIQRLDVGRGAEAGVAIVAMAIVMDRLTQAVGRRVMRRYREEA
- a CDS encoding ABC transporter substrate-binding protein, giving the protein MRFKEVLVVALALVGLAWAQKCETSRTIVFADYDWESARVHNRIAQFILEKGFGCKTDALPGTSIPLITGLGRGDVDVSMEIWYNLTRDVVDQLEREGKIQRLGVNFPDAVQGWFVPTYVIKGDEKRGIKPAAPDLKSVFDLPKYKGLFRDPEEPSKGRFYNGVLGWFAEKINTKKLKAYGLDRHFTNFRPGTSDALVAAIASAYERGRPIVFYYWGPTWVLGKYDLTMLEESPYNPEVWNELLERENPTRACAFPLETVYIAVNARLVKEAPTVVEFLEKYRTSNELVSKLLAYMEDQKASEEEAAIYFLRNYQDLWTKWVPAEVAERVKRAL
- the otsA gene encoding alpha,alpha-trehalose-phosphate synthase (UDP-forming), encoding MRLIIVANRAPFRSTPEGLIPAVGGLATALLPVLEARTGVWVAAGEWKEKGKSAPPRKSQVRLEQVFLPEKEWQGYYGGFSNRVLWPLFHYFLERVELRRDFYLDYQRANRRFAEKVLSLYQEGDTIFVQDYHLLLLPRLLRERIPGRIGFFFHIPWPSSGVFRILPWGRSLVDGVLGADLIGFHTPEYVENFLRTAAHYGYLVEGNTVRVGERWVRVEAHPLGIDTGRFLEFAQDPWIGLHARALKRLAGVDRLILGVDRLDYTKGILERLLAYERLLQSYPQWRGRVAFFQIATPSRTSVHAYQELKRRVDEVVGRIMGSFLREDWVPLRYFYQSYTQDELAAFYRAADVALITPLRDGMNLVAMEYAYTTGEGVLVLSNLAGAAEYLKEALLVNPYDLDGMAAALDRALRMPEGEKQERLAALKKRIQALDVQGWAERFLQSLEKA
- the otsB gene encoding trehalose-phosphatase; this translates as MKAEKPVFFLDYDGTLAPLAKKPEEAVPHPEAPQVLKMLWARYPVYVVTGRRVKDLEVLLPLPGLPVVGGHGLEEGVLFGEVRPLYPVNLNPVRKRLPPCPGVRVEDKGFALALHYRGAENEEEAEACLKAWLEGIKDLFATLNLEALPGKKVLEIKLKGVDKGQAVLRLLKRHPHHTPIYIGDDITDEAAFAALEGLGLTFKVGEGPTRAKGRLKDVEEVLTYLKTYL